The Gemmatimonadota bacterium genome contains a region encoding:
- a CDS encoding sigma 54-interacting transcriptional regulator, translated as MLKSLNQKGTWRTYSIADGLAGMRIEHIAEDSAGYLWFATWDNGVSRFDGDEFRNFTQQDGLVNDSIYFVQKDSQNRLWFGTANGVCWYDGSDFHHLEDEGIAGRAVQFIYEDREGRIWCGGHRTLGYYDGTVFHDLMPLYLKHYKPLLLRKQCRGIAQDSEGHLWFGFNHPIRFDGTSFHRCDEKDGFPQSDVSYAVGQDDTGNVWIGQRGPQNGLWCYTDDNFQPVQVDLDSRLRKIQCDREGRMWFSTSNGVLYQDGDGFSEFTPADGLPHPAVKAVFQDREYQYWFATWGGVGLYDAHSISIFDFSARASESVSEVSQIVQDSRGDIWVGSVSPVFKYQSNSVFRFDGKTIDLIGPEDDFDINNCFAIYEDHDGYLWFGGINGLFRYDGQKLKKMQTTADSSSICAIAQDREGQFLFGHWDNKKDKRKKDLFASPLRLTYQRGEEFQTIFLKDKTQDPFSYIGTVIAGRNGEVYFYLAHQHFSDIDKGFARWHPKDDLKFYGVEDGLIDDRVSDLLLDRHDNLWVATQGGLACFNGSAFQTFTTEDGLPSNRIRCLFEDRKGHLWLGTDGGVVHYDGQLFQTIKSPHIGPVLKILEDRDGAFYFGTAQNALVRYRLRQTTPKIRLLQVVADKVYENLGEVVLSTTDQQVIFEYKGMSFSTHPRDMLYVYRLEGYDLDWQPATRKTRAYYRDLPPGDYTFQVKAIDRDLNYSEMAQIQLSVEPDPRIEGLTATLNNQGANEFIGQSEVLQQFQFQLRKVVPTDLSVLFIGETGVGKGLAARVLHAQSPNSDGPFIQVNCGALPATLIDSELFGHEKGAFTSAVSRRLGKVELAKGGTLFLDEVSDMAPQTQVRMLRLLEEGTFERVGGSETLKVQARIVAATNRNLEELVSSGAFREDLYYRFQVFPIYLPPLRERKEDIPHLAEFFKNRMATHLGKQIVPLTPEVIEVLQTCDWPGNVRELEHTIQRAVIVCRGSQIEVRDLGLYGFRIAGPDLDLKKNTVTVSQDREVVPLDEFERHYILEVLKITNYRISGDRGAAAMLGLPPSTLYSKMKKLEIKRP; from the coding sequence ATGCTCAAATCACTTAACCAAAAAGGCACCTGGCGGACTTATTCTATAGCCGATGGCCTGGCCGGGATGCGCATTGAACACATTGCCGAAGACAGCGCGGGCTATCTCTGGTTCGCCACCTGGGACAACGGCGTTAGTCGCTTTGATGGAGATGAGTTTCGAAATTTTACGCAACAGGACGGTCTTGTTAATGATAGTATTTATTTTGTTCAAAAGGACAGTCAGAATCGGTTGTGGTTTGGTACCGCAAATGGCGTCTGCTGGTATGATGGATCAGATTTCCACCATCTGGAAGATGAAGGGATTGCAGGCCGTGCTGTGCAGTTCATCTACGAAGATCGTGAGGGGCGTATATGGTGTGGCGGTCACAGGACCCTGGGATATTACGACGGGACTGTGTTCCACGACCTGATGCCGCTCTACCTTAAGCACTACAAGCCGCTACTTCTTCGCAAACAGTGTCGGGGTATAGCCCAGGACTCGGAAGGTCATCTGTGGTTTGGCTTTAACCATCCCATCCGCTTCGATGGCACATCCTTCCATCGCTGTGATGAGAAAGACGGTTTTCCGCAAAGCGATGTAAGCTATGCGGTGGGACAGGATGATACCGGTAATGTGTGGATCGGGCAGCGTGGACCTCAGAACGGACTCTGGTGCTATACTGACGACAACTTCCAGCCTGTTCAAGTCGATTTGGATAGTCGTCTGCGCAAAATTCAGTGCGACCGTGAAGGGCGGATGTGGTTTAGCACTTCTAATGGGGTGCTCTATCAAGACGGTGATGGGTTCAGCGAGTTTACCCCTGCCGATGGGTTGCCCCATCCCGCTGTCAAAGCCGTGTTCCAGGATCGCGAATATCAGTATTGGTTTGCTACGTGGGGTGGCGTCGGTCTTTACGATGCGCATAGTATCAGCATTTTCGACTTCAGTGCAAGAGCCTCTGAAAGCGTGAGTGAGGTCTCGCAGATCGTGCAAGACAGTCGCGGTGATATATGGGTGGGGTCTGTGTCTCCTGTTTTTAAATATCAAAGCAATAGCGTCTTTCGCTTTGATGGAAAGACCATTGACCTGATAGGCCCTGAGGATGATTTTGATATCAATAACTGTTTTGCCATCTACGAAGACCACGACGGGTATCTGTGGTTTGGCGGCATCAATGGCTTATTCCGCTACGATGGGCAGAAGCTGAAAAAAATGCAAACAACCGCAGATTCAAGCAGTATTTGTGCAATTGCCCAGGATCGGGAAGGTCAATTTCTCTTTGGTCATTGGGACAATAAAAAAGACAAAAGAAAAAAAGACCTTTTTGCCAGTCCATTGAGACTTACTTATCAGCGGGGCGAAGAGTTTCAAACCATTTTTTTAAAAGATAAAACTCAGGATCCTTTCAGCTATATCGGTACTGTAATTGCCGGGCGCAATGGCGAGGTCTATTTTTATCTCGCTCATCAACATTTCTCTGACATCGACAAGGGCTTCGCACGCTGGCATCCCAAAGATGACCTCAAATTTTACGGGGTTGAAGACGGGCTGATCGATGACCGGGTCAGTGACCTGCTATTAGACCGCCATGACAACCTGTGGGTGGCTACCCAGGGCGGTCTTGCCTGTTTTAATGGTAGCGCCTTCCAGACCTTCACGACTGAAGACGGTTTGCCGAGCAACCGCATCCGTTGCTTATTCGAGGACCGGAAAGGCCACCTCTGGCTCGGCACAGACGGCGGCGTGGTTCACTACGATGGACAGCTTTTCCAGACCATCAAATCACCGCACATAGGACCGGTGCTCAAAATACTCGAAGACCGCGATGGCGCCTTCTATTTCGGTACAGCCCAAAACGCTCTGGTGCGCTACCGTCTGCGGCAGACTACGCCCAAGATTCGCCTGCTTCAGGTCGTCGCCGATAAGGTCTATGAGAATTTAGGAGAAGTCGTATTGTCCACGACAGACCAACAGGTAATTTTCGAGTATAAGGGGATGAGTTTTTCCACACACCCCCGCGACATGCTCTATGTCTATCGTCTTGAAGGATACGACCTCGACTGGCAACCTGCGACACGAAAGACGCGGGCCTACTACCGGGACTTGCCGCCGGGAGACTACACGTTTCAGGTCAAAGCGATAGATCGCGATCTCAATTACTCAGAGATGGCGCAGATTCAACTCTCGGTAGAGCCAGATCCGCGTATTGAGGGCCTGACGGCGACACTCAATAACCAGGGAGCTAACGAGTTTATCGGTCAGAGCGAGGTTTTGCAACAGTTTCAATTCCAGCTCAGAAAGGTAGTACCCACTGATCTGTCCGTGCTGTTTATAGGCGAGACGGGTGTAGGCAAGGGATTGGCTGCGCGGGTATTACACGCACAGAGTCCCAATAGCGATGGTCCTTTTATCCAGGTCAACTGCGGAGCGTTGCCAGCAACGCTGATCGACAGTGAACTGTTTGGTCACGAGAAAGGCGCGTTTACCAGCGCAGTGTCTCGCAGGCTGGGCAAGGTAGAACTGGCGAAGGGTGGCACGCTCTTTTTGGATGAGGTCAGCGATATGGCTCCGCAAACACAGGTCAGGATGTTGCGATTACTGGAAGAGGGTACATTTGAGCGCGTTGGAGGTAGCGAGACGCTGAAGGTGCAGGCACGCATTGTGGCAGCGACCAATCGCAATTTGGAGGAACTGGTCAGTTCAGGTGCCTTCCGCGAGGACCTGTATTATCGTTTCCAGGTTTTTCCAATCTATCTCCCCCCCTTGCGCGAGCGCAAGGAGGATATCCCGCACCTTGCCGAGTTTTTCAAAAATCGCATGGCCACACACCTGGGTAAGCAAATAGTTCCCTTAACGCCGGAGGTTATCGAGGTGTTACAAACCTGCGATTGGCCAGGCAATGTGCGGGAATTAGAACATACGATACAGCGAGCCGTAATCGTGTGCCGCGGTTCTCAAATTGAAGTGCGGGATCTGGGACTGTATGGTTTCCGAATCGCAGGTCCGGATCTTGATCTTAAAAAGAACACCGTGACAGTTTCTCAAGACCGTGAAGTCGTGCCTTTGGATGAATTTGAACGCCACTATATTCTCGAAGTGCTCAAAATCACCAACTATCGGATAAGTGGGGATAGGGGAGCGGCGGCTATGCTGGGATTACCGCCTTCTACCCTGTATAGCAAAATGAAAAAACTGGAGATCAAACGCCCTTAA
- a CDS encoding sigma 54-interacting transcriptional regulator: MIKSLDRTGIWRTYSIDSGLPGQRIEHIAEDSEGYLWFATWDNGVSRFDGDAFQNFTKQNGLVNDHVYFISKDSQKRLWFGTLNGVCWYDGAEFRHLEDTGIAGRPVQFIYEDSEGRIWCGGHRTLGYYDGTVFRDMIPLYLQQYQEPPSPEWPNQCRGIAQDPEGHLWFGFNYLIRFDGQSFHRYEEKEGFPRGKINYAVGQDHTGTVWVGQHESKNELSCYTDGTFEPVEINLGSPLRKIQSDREGRMWFSTSEGVLYQDGDGFSRFTPDDGLPHPAVKAVLQDRDHQFWFATWGGVGLYDAHSISVFDFSSRGSKRVNEISQIAQDRRGDMWVGYVAPALNRLEKSVFRFDGEDFDFVGTEDGFDIDNCFAIYEDCDGNLWFGGHNGLFRYNGKKIKKMQTIAGLGKRSVSAITQDSQGRFIFGHWERNNIIEKKDLLVSPLKIIYQRGEAFQTIFVEDKNKDPFSYIGTVIAGRNGEVYFHLIHQNFSDNAKGFARWHPEEGLKFYGIEDGLIDHRVNNLLKDRDGNLWIATQRGLSCFDGSTFHNFTPKDGLPSNAIRCLFEDSQGHLWLGTDGGVVHYDGQLFQTIKSSHIGPVLKILEDRYGSFWFGTAQNTLVRYRQRQTSPRVRLLQVVADKVYENPKEVIASTTDQQVTFEYKGMSFSTHPSDMLYVYRLEGYDADWQPATRKMRSYYRNLSPGEYTFQVKAIDRDLNYSEIAQVQLSVEPDPRIEGLTATLNNQGANEFIGQSEVLQQFQFRLRKIAPTDLSVLIIGETGVGKGLAARVLHAQSHYCNGPFIQVNCGALSETLIDSELFGHEKGAFTSAESRRLGKVELAKGGTLFLDEVSDMAVGTQARMLRLLEEGTFERVGGSETLKIQARIVAATNRNLEDMVSAGVFREDLYYRFQVFPILLPPLRERKEDIPHLAEFFKNRMATHLGKDVAPLTPEVIEVLQTCDWPGNVRELEHTIQRAVIVCRGSQIEVRDLGLHGSRIEGTVLEPKRRTVTVSQDREVVPLDEYERHYILEVLKITNYQISGNRGTAALLGLPPSTLYGKMRKLGIKIP, encoded by the coding sequence ATGATCAAATCACTTGACCGCACGGGCATCTGGCGAACTTACTCCATAGACAGTGGCCTTCCGGGACAACGCATTGAACACATCGCCGAGGATAGCGAAGGGTATCTCTGGTTCGCCACATGGGACAACGGCGTTAGTCGCTTTGATGGCGACGCGTTTCAGAATTTTACCAAACAGAATGGTCTTGTTAACGACCACGTTTATTTTATTTCAAAGGACAGTCAGAAACGGTTGTGGTTCGGTACATTAAATGGTGTCTGCTGGTATGACGGAGCAGAGTTCCGCCATTTGGAAGATACCGGGATCGCAGGCCGACCTGTCCAGTTCATCTACGAAGATAGTGAAGGGCGTATATGGTGTGGTGGTCACAGGACCCTGGGATATTACGACGGCACTGTGTTCCGCGACATGATTCCCCTCTACCTTCAGCAGTATCAGGAACCACCTTCTCCTGAGTGGCCCAATCAGTGTCGGGGCATAGCCCAGGACCCAGAAGGTCACCTGTGGTTTGGCTTTAACTACCTCATCCGTTTCGATGGTCAATCCTTCCACCGCTATGAAGAGAAAGAGGGGTTTCCGCGAGGCAAGATAAACTATGCTGTGGGGCAGGACCATACCGGTACGGTGTGGGTGGGGCAGCACGAAAGCAAAAACGAACTCTCGTGCTATACCGATGGCACCTTTGAACCTGTTGAGATAAATTTGGGTAGCCCACTGCGCAAAATTCAGAGCGACCGGGAAGGCCGAATGTGGTTTAGCACTTCAGAGGGCGTGCTCTATCAAGACGGTGATGGATTCAGCAGGTTTACCCCTGACGATGGCCTGCCCCATCCCGCAGTCAAAGCTGTGTTGCAGGATCGCGATCATCAGTTCTGGTTCGCCACCTGGGGTGGCGTCGGCCTTTACGATGCACATAGTATCAGCGTTTTCGACTTCAGCTCAAGGGGTTCTAAAAGAGTGAACGAGATCTCCCAGATCGCACAAGATCGGCGAGGTGATATGTGGGTCGGGTATGTAGCTCCCGCTCTCAACCGGCTGGAGAAAAGCGTCTTTCGCTTTGATGGCGAGGACTTTGACTTTGTAGGCACTGAGGATGGCTTTGATATCGACAACTGTTTCGCTATCTACGAGGACTGCGATGGGAACCTGTGGTTTGGTGGCCACAATGGCTTGTTCCGCTACAATGGGAAGAAGATAAAAAAAATGCAAACAATCGCAGGTTTAGGGAAAAGAAGTGTCAGTGCAATTACCCAGGACTCGCAAGGGCGATTCATTTTTGGCCATTGGGAAAGAAACAACATAATCGAAAAAAAAGATCTTCTTGTCAGTCCTTTGAAGATCATTTATCAGCGGGGCGAGGCGTTCCAAACCATTTTTGTAGAAGATAAAAATAAGGATCCTTTCAGCTACATTGGTACTGTGATTGCCGGGCGCAATGGCGAGGTCTATTTTCATCTCATTCACCAAAATTTTTCCGACAACGCTAAGGGTTTCGCGCGCTGGCATCCAGAAGAGGGGCTCAAATTCTATGGAATTGAAGACGGACTGATAGACCACAGGGTCAATAATCTTCTCAAAGACCGCGATGGCAATTTGTGGATCGCTACTCAAAGAGGTCTCAGTTGCTTTGATGGCAGCACCTTCCACAACTTTACGCCTAAAGATGGGCTACCGAGCAATGCCATCCGTTGCTTATTCGAAGATTCGCAAGGCCACCTCTGGCTTGGCACAGACGGCGGCGTAGTTCACTACGATGGCCAGCTTTTCCAGACCATCAAGTCATCGCACATAGGACCGGTGCTCAAAATACTCGAAGACCGCTATGGATCTTTTTGGTTTGGTACAGCCCAAAACACCCTGGTGCGCTACCGCCAGCGACAGACCTCGCCCAGAGTGCGTCTGCTCCAAGTTGTCGCCGATAAGGTCTATGAGAACCCGAAAGAAGTCATTGCCTCTACGACAGACCAACAGGTGACTTTCGAGTATAAGGGGATGAGTTTTTCCACACACCCCAGCGACATGCTCTATGTCTATCGTCTTGAAGGATACGATGCTGACTGGCAGCCCGCCACTCGCAAGATGCGATCTTATTACCGGAACTTATCGCCGGGCGAGTACACGTTTCAGGTCAAAGCAATAGATCGCGATCTCAATTACTCAGAGATAGCACAAGTGCAACTCTCGGTAGAGCCAGATCCGCGTATTGAAGGCCTGACGGCGACACTCAATAACCAGGGAGCTAACGAGTTTATCGGTCAGAGCGAGGTTTTGCAACAGTTTCAATTCCGGCTCAGAAAGATAGCTCCCACTGATCTATCCGTGCTAATTATAGGCGAGACGGGGGTGGGTAAGGGATTGGCTGCGCGGGTGTTACACGCGCAGAGTCACTATTGTAATGGACCTTTTATACAGGTCAACTGCGGTGCACTGTCTGAAACACTGATCGACAGTGAACTGTTTGGTCACGAGAAAGGCGCGTTTACCAGCGCAGAGTCTCGCAGGCTGGGCAAGGTGGAACTGGCTAAGGGTGGCACGCTCTTTTTGGACGAGGTCAGCGATATGGCTGTGGGGACACAGGCCAGGATGTTGCGCTTGCTGGAAGAGGGTACATTTGAGCGTGTTGGAGGTAGCGAGACGCTGAAGATACAGGCACGCATTGTGGCAGCGACGAATCGCAATTTGGAGGATATGGTTAGCGCAGGTGTTTTCCGCGAAGATCTGTATTATCGCTTCCAGGTTTTTCCAATTCTACTACCGCCACTGCGCGAGCGCAAAGAGGACATCCCGCACCTTGCCGAGTTTTTCAAAAATCGCATGGCCACACACCTCGGCAAGGACGTAGCTCCTTTGACGCCAGAGGTAATCGAGGTGTTGCAAACCTGCGATTGGCCAGGCAATGTGCGGGAACTGGAGCATACAATACAGCGAGCCGTAATCGTGTGTCGCGGTTCTCAAATTGAAGTGCGGGATCTGGGACTGCATGGTTCTCGAATCGAAGGCACAGTTCTTGAGCCTAAAAGGCGCACCGTGACAGTTTCTCAAGACCGCGAAGTCGTACCTTTGGATGAATATGAACGTCACTATATTCTTGAAGTGCTCAAAATCACCAACTATCAGATAAGCGGAAATAGGGGAACTGCAGCACTGCTGGGATTGCCGCCTTCTACCCTGTATGGCAAAATGAGAAAACTGGGCATCAAAATTCCTTAA
- a CDS encoding PIG-L family deacetylase, which produces MNDHSLKIIVFGAHPDDCDIKAGGIAIKYANLGHEVKFVSVTNGDAGHHEIGGVELARRRRAEAQAAGAVAGIEYHVLDNHDGELEPTLENRKKIIRQIRNYTPDLILTHRPNDYHPDHRYTSILVQDSAYMVTVPNICTDTPALSYNPVIAYLSDNFQKPQPFSPDVVIAIDDVIEKKIDMLHCHTSQMYEWLPFNAGHLDQVPESPQNRREWLRHRLTQFRTVADRYRDLLIKYYGQERGSKIQYAEAFEGCEYGSALTDDNIPVLFPFF; this is translated from the coding sequence ATGAACGACCATTCCCTGAAAATCATCGTCTTTGGCGCCCATCCCGACGATTGCGATATCAAAGCGGGCGGCATCGCCATCAAATACGCAAACCTCGGGCACGAGGTAAAATTTGTCTCTGTCACCAATGGCGACGCGGGCCATCACGAAATAGGCGGCGTTGAACTCGCCCGTCGCCGCCGCGCCGAAGCGCAAGCAGCAGGGGCAGTCGCGGGCATCGAATACCACGTACTCGACAACCACGACGGCGAACTTGAACCCACCCTTGAAAACCGCAAAAAAATCATCCGCCAGATTCGCAACTATACGCCGGACCTCATCCTTACCCATCGCCCCAACGACTACCACCCCGATCACCGCTACACCTCCATCCTCGTACAGGACTCGGCATACATGGTCACCGTACCCAACATCTGCACAGACACCCCCGCCCTATCGTACAACCCCGTCATCGCGTACCTGAGCGACAACTTCCAAAAACCGCAACCATTTTCTCCCGATGTCGTCATAGCCATAGACGATGTCATCGAAAAAAAAATCGACATGCTACACTGCCACACATCGCAAATGTACGAATGGTTGCCCTTTAACGCAGGCCACCTCGACCAGGTACCCGAATCGCCACAAAACCGCCGCGAATGGTTGCGGCATCGCCTTACTCAATTTCGCACCGTAGCGGATCGGTATCGCGACCTACTGATCAAATACTACGGACAAGAACGCGGCTCAAAAATCCAATATGCCGAAGCATTTGAAGGCTGTGAATACGGCAGCGCGCTCACAGATGACAACATCCCGGTGCTTTTTCCCTTTTTCTAA
- a CDS encoding MFS transporter, with protein MYSELLNRRFIALLIVSFFSSFVSAPLNTLLPVYVEADLLGTPLFSGGLRAAFLILGGVFAVPAGRLADTWGVKPVYVLGTLGPILAGVIFYSGDPLLLTALCTGIGISSGFNSAGGQSYLISAAPSSVIGIASAGYFLGNTLGSASGNFLSGPIADAFGFQILGFCITLAGVVLVLMSILVLPAIPSPKSADNVRNLSALIQLFRRLDVCLLLGIRYLPTSYWGAVTLLLPLLIFRIAGTSTAATNYSAISLIIAACFQVLTGRLCDRIGRWRPILVSASLVAISALGLALTAHTLTGIYAFGILATASAWSLSTTMPGLIQLIAREDEKGRVVGAAHLAWSLGMLSGSLGGGKLIDWGPVWPFGISVLFCLGALACGVGLYRLHGKNENPLN; from the coding sequence ATGTATTCCGAACTCCTCAATCGCCGTTTTATCGCCCTGCTCATAGTCTCTTTTTTTAGCAGCTTTGTCTCTGCCCCCCTCAACACCCTCCTCCCCGTATATGTCGAAGCGGACCTGCTCGGCACACCCCTCTTTTCCGGGGGATTGCGCGCAGCATTTCTCATTTTAGGCGGTGTCTTTGCCGTGCCCGCGGGCCGCCTTGCCGACACCTGGGGTGTCAAGCCCGTTTACGTCCTCGGCACTTTGGGCCCTATTCTCGCCGGCGTTATTTTTTACAGCGGCGACCCTCTCCTCCTGACTGCCCTGTGTACCGGCATCGGCATTTCCTCTGGATTTAACAGCGCCGGTGGGCAAAGCTATCTCATCAGCGCAGCCCCATCGTCTGTCATCGGCATCGCATCGGCCGGTTATTTTTTGGGCAACACCCTCGGCTCTGCTTCGGGAAACTTTCTCTCTGGCCCCATCGCCGATGCATTCGGATTTCAAATCCTCGGTTTTTGCATCACACTCGCAGGGGTAGTGCTCGTCCTGATGAGCATCCTGGTCCTCCCTGCGATCCCCTCACCAAAATCTGCCGACAATGTTCGCAATCTATCTGCACTTATTCAACTATTCCGCCGTCTCGACGTGTGCCTCCTGCTGGGTATCCGCTATCTGCCCACCAGCTATTGGGGTGCCGTCACTCTCCTCCTACCTCTGCTCATCTTTCGCATTGCGGGCACCAGCACTGCAGCCACGAATTACAGTGCCATCAGCCTGATCATTGCAGCCTGTTTTCAAGTACTCACCGGTCGGCTTTGCGACCGCATTGGGCGCTGGCGCCCCATCCTCGTCTCCGCATCGCTCGTCGCCATCAGCGCCCTCGGCCTCGCCCTGACCGCGCACACCCTTACTGGCATTTATGCCTTTGGCATTCTCGCAACCGCCTCAGCCTGGTCTCTCTCAACCACCATGCCGGGCCTCATACAATTGATCGCCCGCGAAGACGAAAAAGGCCGCGTCGTTGGCGCAGCCCACCTCGCCTGGAGCCTGGGCATGCTCTCCGGCAGCCTCGGCGGCGGAAAACTCATCGACTGGGGTCCCGTCTGGCCCTTTGGCATCTCCGTCTTATTTTGCCTCGGCGCACTCGCCTGCGGTGTGGGCCTCTATCGCCTGCATGGAAAAAACGAAAACCCATTGAATTGA
- a CDS encoding MerR family transcriptional regulator, translating into MLKIGEFSRLVDVPVKTLRYYDEIGLFKSDFIDEQTGYRFYSFEQLPRLNRLLALKDLGMSLNQIDQMLQEDLSADQLRDMLLRKQVELEDLARDIRERIARVEARLSLIEMEDKMPDYEVVIKTVDPVLVASKQEAIPHFAAIGSVMDRLYNGVVAHVVEHKGQFAGPGITVWHENFKPEANIPIKKTIPEGDDVRVHELPGDQMACLVHHGGFEGFPLAYKAGVQWIEANGYEITGPNREVYLQFRPDGNPKDYVTEIQFPVAKV; encoded by the coding sequence ATGCTCAAAATTGGAGAATTTTCCAGGCTTGTCGATGTGCCGGTCAAGACATTGCGCTACTACGACGAAATCGGTTTGTTCAAATCCGATTTCATCGATGAGCAAACCGGCTACCGCTTTTACTCATTCGAGCAACTCCCGCGGCTCAATCGCCTGCTGGCGCTCAAAGATCTGGGTATGTCGCTGAACCAGATTGATCAAATGCTGCAAGAAGACCTTTCGGCTGATCAACTGCGCGATATGCTTTTGCGAAAACAGGTCGAACTCGAAGATCTCGCCAGAGACATTCGGGAACGCATTGCCCGCGTGGAAGCCCGACTGAGTCTTATCGAAATGGAGGATAAAATGCCAGATTATGAAGTTGTTATCAAAACAGTTGATCCGGTTCTGGTCGCTTCTAAACAGGAAGCTATTCCACACTTTGCTGCCATTGGCTCTGTGATGGACCGCCTGTACAATGGGGTTGTCGCCCATGTAGTGGAACACAAGGGGCAGTTTGCGGGACCGGGCATTACGGTATGGCATGAAAATTTCAAACCCGAGGCAAACATACCAATTAAAAAAACCATACCAGAAGGTGATGATGTCAGGGTTCACGAGTTGCCGGGTGATCAAATGGCGTGTCTGGTACATCACGGAGGCTTTGAAGGTTTTCCTCTGGCCTATAAAGCGGGCGTTCAATGGATTGAGGCCAATGGCTATGAGATCACCGGACCGAACCGGGAAGTGTATTTGCAATTTAGACCCGATGGCAATCCGAAGGATTATGTGACGGAAATACAGTTCCCCGTGGCAAAAGTATGA
- a CDS encoding NUDIX domain-containing protein: MQILEATPNRFQGIELDPAALPSDPEEFRTRLSASLQEWKREAFKVVWINIPIERAALIPVATQSGFTFHHSGTDYLLLTKRLEPNALIPEYATHYIGAGGVVINERAELLVVSELHRRSESPYYKLPGGALHPGEHIADCVQREVFEETGVRTKFEKLVCFRHWHGYRYDKSDIYFVCRLSPLSENISIQAEEIEECLWLPVSEYLSSEIVSTFNKHIVKAAIESPGVTHMEIEGYSDPERHEIFMPNDMAKISKSGSIRIIRIEG, encoded by the coding sequence ATGCAAATACTCGAAGCCACGCCAAACCGCTTTCAGGGCATTGAACTGGACCCAGCAGCACTGCCGTCTGATCCCGAGGAATTTCGCACGCGCCTTTCAGCATCCCTCCAGGAGTGGAAACGCGAGGCATTTAAGGTCGTCTGGATCAACATCCCCATTGAACGGGCCGCGCTCATTCCAGTGGCAACACAATCGGGATTCACATTTCACCACTCGGGAACAGATTATCTTTTACTCACCAAACGCCTCGAACCCAACGCCCTCATACCCGAATACGCCACGCATTACATCGGCGCTGGTGGAGTCGTCATCAACGAGCGCGCAGAACTCCTGGTCGTCAGCGAATTGCACCGCCGCTCTGAATCGCCATATTACAAACTACCCGGAGGCGCTCTGCATCCGGGCGAACACATTGCCGACTGCGTCCAGCGCGAAGTCTTTGAAGAAACCGGCGTGCGTACAAAATTTGAAAAACTGGTCTGCTTCCGGCACTGGCACGGCTACCGCTACGACAAATCGGACATCTACTTTGTCTGCCGCCTCTCGCCCTTGAGCGAAAACATTTCCATACAGGCCGAAGAAATCGAAGAATGCCTCTGGTTGCCCGTCTCAGAGTATCTCTCCAGTGAAATTGTCAGCACATTTAACAAACACATTGTTAAAGCCGCTATCGAAAGCCCCGGCGTCACCCACATGGAAATCGAAGGCTACTCCGACCCCGAGCGCCACGAAATTTTCATGCCCAATGACATGGCAAAAATATCTAAATCAGGATCAATCAGGATAATCAGGATTGAAGGATAA